From a region of the Clostridia bacterium genome:
- a CDS encoding DUF4342 domain-containing protein gives MEELEKIEVLRSRLGVSYREAKQALDAHNGDLVAALVDLEEKQGRLSVRLEACGREMLERARGWLSHGNLTRVKLKKGDETVLEFPATVGMAGLAAMLFSAPLAVAGALGAVAALANDYRLEVERPPRSD, from the coding sequence ATGGAGGAGCTCGAGAAGATCGAGGTGCTCCGCAGTCGTCTGGGCGTGAGCTACCGGGAGGCCAAGCAGGCCCTGGACGCCCATAACGGCGACCTGGTGGCCGCTCTGGTCGACCTGGAGGAGAAGCAGGGCCGCCTGTCGGTCCGGCTTGAAGCCTGCGGCCGGGAGATGCTGGAGAGGGCCCGGGGCTGGCTGTCTCACGGGAACCTCACCCGGGTGAAGCTCAAAAAGGGCGACGAGACGGTGCTGGAGTTTCCGGCCACGGTGGGTATGGCCGGGCTGGCCGCCATGCTCTTCAGCGCCCCCCTGGCCGTGGCCGGCGCCCTGGGAGCGGTAGCGGCCCTGGCCAACGACTACCGGCTGGAAGTGGAGCGCCCGCCCCGCTCCGACTAG
- a CDS encoding type II toxin-antitoxin system HicB family antitoxin yields the protein MPGCVATGRTPEEARQRMEEAIAMHVRGLIEDGLPVPEPGAVAEYVQVLEQGESY from the coding sequence GTGCCCGGCTGCGTGGCCACGGGGAGGACGCCTGAGGAGGCCAGACAGCGCATGGAGGAAGCCATAGCTATGCACGTCCGGGGCCTTATAGAGGACGGCCTGCCGGTGCCGGAGCCCGGCGCGGTCGCGGAATACGTGCAGGTGCTGGAGCAGGGGGAGAGTTACTAG
- a CDS encoding type II toxin-antitoxin system Phd/YefM family antitoxin: MLSPIEVRDRLGQIIEEAYYTGKEFIIARRGRPMAAIVPVSEYEKWEREREEFFKLVEKVWEANRQVDPEEVTRDVAEAVREVRKCGQTQGGV; this comes from the coding sequence GTGCTTAGCCCCATCGAAGTTAGAGACCGGCTGGGGCAGATTATCGAAGAAGCCTACTACACCGGCAAGGAGTTCATCATTGCTCGGCGCGGCAGACCGATGGCCGCCATCGTTCCGGTCAGCGAATATGAGAAGTGGGAACGGGAACGCGAGGAGTTTTTCAAGCTAGTCGAGAAAGTATGGGAGGCCAACCGGCAGGTTGACCCGGAGGAGGTTACGCGCGACGTTGCCGAGGCGGTCCGAGAGGTCAGGAAGTGCGGGCAAACTCAGGGCGGTGTTTGA
- a CDS encoding putative toxin-antitoxin system toxin component, PIN family — translation MPRRSERSGSAGKLRAVFDTNVLVSGLISPSGPPGLLITAWRRKEFELVVSPAILAEAAEVLRRDKIRRYYEQADREAAEKYLVGLRRFATLVSGGLDVSGACADPEDEKFLAAALEARAAYVVSGDEHLLELRHYRGVDIVRPAEFLSQLRRTFPR, via the coding sequence TTGCCGAGGCGGTCCGAGAGGTCAGGAAGTGCGGGCAAACTCAGGGCGGTGTTTGATACCAACGTTTTGGTGTCCGGCCTGATCAGCCCCTCCGGGCCGCCGGGCCTTCTGATTACGGCCTGGCGCCGCAAGGAGTTCGAGCTGGTCGTTTCCCCGGCCATTCTGGCTGAGGCTGCCGAGGTTCTTCGGAGGGACAAAATAAGGCGCTATTACGAGCAGGCAGACAGGGAGGCGGCAGAAAAATACCTTGTGGGCCTGAGGCGTTTCGCCACGCTGGTGTCCGGCGGCCTCGACGTTAGTGGGGCATGCGCCGACCCCGAAGACGAAAAGTTTTTGGCCGCGGCTCTGGAGGCCAGGGCGGCGTATGTTGTGAGCGGCGACGAGCACTTGCTAGAGCTGAGGCATTATCGCGGTGTAGACATAGTGCGGCCGGCCGAGTTCTTGTCGCAGCTCAGAAGAACTTTCCCCCGGTAG
- the glyQ gene encoding glycine--tRNA ligase subunit alpha gives MYFQDLIAALNAYWSQQGCVIQQPYDLEKGAGTMHPATFLRVLGPEPWRVGYVEPSRRPTDGRYGENPNRLQHYYQYQVILKPSPDDVQELYLASLSHLGLDLTAHDVRFVEDNWESPTLGAWGLGWEVWLDGMEITQFTYFQQCGGFDCQPVSTEITYGLERLAMYLQGKESVFDIEWAPGITYGDVHHQSEVDYSYYNFQEADVPLLLELFELYEKEARRVIRRGLVQPAYDYVLKCSHTFNLLDARGAFSVSQRTGFMARVRHLARLCAEAYLEQRRRLGYPLLKDPAERQRLGLETTGESAARAGR, from the coding sequence GTGTACTTTCAGGACCTTATCGCGGCGCTCAACGCCTACTGGAGCCAACAGGGCTGCGTGATCCAGCAGCCCTACGACCTGGAAAAAGGAGCGGGAACCATGCACCCGGCCACCTTCCTGCGGGTGCTGGGACCGGAGCCCTGGCGGGTAGGCTACGTGGAGCCCTCCCGCCGGCCCACCGACGGCCGCTACGGCGAGAATCCCAACCGCCTGCAGCACTACTACCAGTACCAGGTGATCCTCAAGCCTTCCCCGGACGACGTCCAGGAACTCTACCTGGCCAGCCTGTCCCACCTGGGCCTGGATCTTACCGCCCACGACGTGCGCTTCGTGGAAGACAACTGGGAATCGCCCACCCTGGGAGCCTGGGGCCTGGGCTGGGAAGTGTGGCTGGACGGGATGGAGATCACCCAGTTCACCTACTTCCAGCAGTGCGGCGGCTTCGACTGCCAGCCGGTCTCCACCGAGATCACCTACGGGCTGGAGCGGCTGGCCATGTACCTGCAGGGCAAGGAGAGCGTTTTCGACATCGAGTGGGCGCCGGGCATCACCTACGGCGACGTGCACCACCAGTCAGAAGTAGACTACTCCTACTACAACTTTCAAGAGGCAGACGTACCCCTGCTGCTGGAGCTTTTCGAGCTCTACGAGAAGGAGGCGCGCCGGGTCATTCGGCGCGGGCTGGTGCAGCCGGCCTACGACTACGTGCTCAAGTGCTCGCACACCTTTAACCTCTTGGACGCCCGGGGTGCCTTCAGCGTCAGCCAGCGCACCGGCTTCATGGCCCGGGTGAGGCACCTGGCCCGGCTGTGCGCCGAGGCGTATCTGGAGCAGCGGCGGCGGCTGGGCTATCCGCTGCTGAAGGACCCGGCGGAAAGGCAGAGGCTGGGGCTGGAGACCACCGGCGAGTCCGCAGCCCGGGCGGGGAGGTAA
- the glyS gene encoding glycine--tRNA ligase subunit beta: MSRDFLLEIGTEEMPAGSMEEARTELVRALETRLAEERLRFERIRGYVAPRRLAALVEGLAERQEDLVQQVRGPSAAVAFDASGAPTRAALGFARSQGVEVAELVVREGYVYAVRRVAGRPAAEVLAEVLPRLLAELHFPKTMRWGGQSLRFIRPIRWLVALYGEDAVSFSLAGVASGRCSRGHRFLCPGPVEIPEAARYREVLSGAGVIVDQEERRGRVARGVQEAAAAVNGTAMLSERLLEEVTHLVEHPTAVLGSFDRQHLELPEEVLTTVMAEHQRFFPVRGPDGRLLPHFVGVRDGGTKGEEAVRAGYERVLQARLVDATFFYNEDLKTPLAARTERLKEIIFQEKLGSMYDKTLRLQYLAGWLAERLGLEEDLRRAAVRAAYLAKADLTTNLVYEFPELAGTMGGHYAERQGEPAAVAAAIREHHLPRFAGDRLPESPVGLLLSLADRLDTLVGYWSLGITPTGSQDPYGLRRQAYGLCLLLVDRGLRLSWRELVLQAYGQYQAAGRAEHPLDEVEAGLTGFCRQRLANILEERGIRYDVVNAVLGAGWDWPAGAARRAQALQELVGQPALEALVTTYTRARNLSKNGIGGQVRPELFRQPAEAGLFAALERVREEVARHLSAEDYRSALTALSRLEKPLAAFFDQVLVMAEEPDLRANRLALLQEIVACVGQIADLSQVQAP; this comes from the coding sequence TTGAGTCGCGACTTTCTCTTGGAGATAGGCACGGAGGAGATGCCCGCCGGCAGCATGGAAGAGGCCCGGACGGAGCTGGTGCGGGCGCTGGAGACCCGTCTCGCCGAGGAACGGCTCCGCTTCGAGCGGATCCGGGGTTACGTGGCGCCCCGGCGCCTGGCCGCCCTGGTGGAGGGCCTGGCCGAGCGGCAGGAAGACCTGGTACAGCAGGTGCGGGGGCCTTCGGCGGCGGTGGCGTTCGACGCCTCGGGAGCGCCCACCAGGGCGGCGCTGGGCTTCGCCCGCTCCCAGGGGGTGGAAGTGGCGGAGCTGGTCGTCCGCGAGGGCTACGTCTACGCCGTCAGGCGGGTGGCGGGGCGCCCGGCCGCGGAAGTGCTGGCCGAGGTTCTGCCCCGGTTGCTCGCCGAGCTTCACTTCCCCAAGACCATGCGCTGGGGCGGGCAGAGCCTGAGGTTCATCCGTCCCATCCGCTGGCTGGTGGCCCTTTACGGAGAGGACGCGGTTTCTTTCTCCCTGGCCGGGGTGGCCAGCGGTCGGTGCTCTCGGGGACACCGGTTTCTTTGCCCGGGCCCGGTGGAAATCCCCGAGGCGGCCCGCTACCGGGAAGTGCTGTCCGGCGCCGGGGTAATCGTGGACCAGGAGGAGCGGCGCGGGCGGGTGGCGCGGGGCGTGCAGGAAGCGGCGGCCGCGGTGAACGGGACCGCCATGCTCTCGGAGCGGCTGCTGGAGGAAGTGACCCACCTGGTCGAGCACCCCACCGCCGTCCTGGGCTCCTTTGACCGGCAGCACCTGGAACTGCCCGAAGAAGTGCTCACCACGGTCATGGCCGAGCACCAGCGCTTCTTCCCCGTGCGGGGGCCGGACGGCCGGCTCCTGCCCCACTTCGTGGGGGTGCGCGACGGCGGCACCAAGGGAGAGGAGGCGGTGCGGGCGGGCTACGAGCGGGTGCTGCAGGCCCGCCTGGTGGACGCCACCTTCTTTTACAATGAAGACTTGAAGACGCCGCTGGCCGCGCGTACCGAGCGGCTCAAGGAGATAATCTTCCAGGAAAAGCTGGGCAGCATGTACGACAAGACCCTGCGGCTGCAGTACCTGGCGGGGTGGCTGGCCGAACGGCTGGGGCTGGAGGAGGACCTGCGCCGGGCGGCGGTGCGGGCCGCCTACCTGGCCAAGGCCGACCTCACCACCAACCTGGTGTACGAGTTCCCCGAACTGGCCGGCACCATGGGCGGTCACTACGCCGAGCGCCAGGGCGAGCCCGCGGCGGTGGCCGCCGCCATAAGGGAGCACCACCTGCCGCGCTTTGCCGGCGACCGCCTGCCGGAAAGCCCCGTGGGGCTGCTGCTCAGCCTGGCCGACCGGCTGGACACCCTGGTAGGGTACTGGAGCCTGGGCATCACCCCTACCGGCTCGCAGGACCCCTACGGGCTGCGCCGGCAGGCCTACGGCCTCTGCCTGCTGCTGGTGGACCGGGGGCTGAGGCTTTCCTGGCGGGAGCTGGTCCTCCAGGCCTACGGCCAGTACCAGGCGGCGGGCCGGGCCGAGCACCCGCTGGACGAGGTGGAGGCCGGGCTCACGGGCTTTTGCCGGCAGCGGCTGGCGAATATCCTGGAAGAGCGGGGCATACGCTATGATGTGGTCAACGCCGTGCTGGGAGCGGGCTGGGACTGGCCGGCCGGGGCGGCGCGCCGGGCGCAGGCCCTGCAGGAACTGGTCGGCCAGCCGGCCCTGGAGGCTCTCGTCACCACCTACACCCGGGCGCGCAACCTTTCCAAGAACGGTATCGGCGGGCAGGTGAGGCCGGAGCTCTTCCGCCAGCCGGCGGAGGCCGGGCTCTTTGCCGCCCTGGAGCGGGTCCGGGAAGAGGTGGCCCGGCATCTTTCCGCCGAGGACTACCGGTCGGCGCTGACCGCCCTTTCCCGCCTGGAGAAGCCGCTGGCTGCCTTCTTCGACCAGGTGCTGGTCATGGCCGAGGAGCCGGACCTGCGGGCCAACCGGCTGGCGCTGCTGCAGGAAATAGTGGCCTGCGTGGGTCAAATCGCCGACCTGTCCCAGGTTCAGGCGCCCTAG
- a CDS encoding helix-turn-helix transcriptional regulator, whose translation MQLSQRQAKIVELVRISGPMTSEEIARELRVTRAALRPDLAVLTMAGILGARPKVGYYYSGRSLLADALRRYRVGDIKSVPVVVTEETSVYDAAVTMFLEDVGTLFVVGSGGLLEGVVSRKDLLRATLGGSDVQRLPVSVLMTRRPHLITTTPEESVCAAAKKMVEHEVDALPVVRPLLGPEGQELGLEVVGRITKTSITRLFVELGEEV comes from the coding sequence ATTCAGCTCAGTCAGCGCCAGGCCAAGATCGTGGAGCTGGTCCGGATCTCCGGGCCCATGACCAGTGAGGAGATCGCCCGCGAACTCCGGGTGACCCGCGCCGCCCTGCGGCCGGACCTGGCCGTGCTCACCATGGCGGGAATCCTGGGCGCCCGGCCCAAGGTCGGCTATTACTACAGCGGCCGCTCCCTGCTGGCGGACGCGCTCCGGCGCTACCGCGTGGGCGACATCAAGTCCGTGCCGGTGGTGGTTACGGAGGAGACCAGCGTTTACGACGCGGCGGTGACCATGTTCCTGGAGGACGTGGGCACGCTTTTCGTGGTAGGCTCCGGGGGCCTGCTGGAGGGGGTGGTGAGCCGCAAGGACCTGCTGCGCGCCACCCTGGGAGGCTCGGACGTGCAGCGCCTGCCGGTCAGCGTGCTCATGACCCGCCGCCCCCACCTGATTACCACCACGCCCGAAGAAAGCGTATGCGCGGCGGCCAAGAAGATGGTAGAGCACGAGGTGGACGCGCTGCCCGTGGTCAGGCCCCTGCTCGGTCCCGAGGGGCAGGAACTGGGGCTGGAAGTGGTCGGCCGCATCACCAAGACCAGCATCACCCGTCTCTTTGTGGAATTGGGAGAGGAGGTGTAG
- a CDS encoding kinase/pyrophosphorylase produces MGRLPTVFVVSDSLGETAEYVARAAASQFDSGRVEIRRIPYVAEEGQLEAVVSEAARARPSIIAYTLVVERLKRRLVELAEERGIPAVDVLGPVIEALARAAGLNPRLEPGLLRRLDEEYFGKMEAIEFAVRYDDGKDPRGLLFADVVLIGVSRTSKTPVCMYLAHKRLKAANLPLVPEVTPCEELWALPRHRIVGLTIDPYQLYQIRQERLKSLGLGADAGYASLDRIRRELDYAHGLMERLGCPVIDVTNRAVEETAGRIMEIYRRGQRHVG; encoded by the coding sequence CTGGGACGGTTGCCGACCGTTTTTGTGGTGTCCGATTCCCTGGGAGAAACGGCCGAGTACGTGGCCCGGGCGGCGGCCAGCCAGTTCGATTCCGGCCGGGTGGAGATCCGGCGCATACCCTACGTGGCCGAAGAAGGGCAGCTGGAAGCGGTGGTGTCCGAGGCGGCGCGGGCCCGGCCCAGCATCATCGCCTATACCCTGGTGGTGGAAAGGCTCAAGCGGCGGCTGGTGGAGCTGGCCGAGGAGCGGGGAATCCCGGCGGTAGACGTGCTGGGGCCGGTCATCGAGGCCCTGGCCCGGGCCGCGGGCCTCAATCCCCGGCTGGAGCCGGGCCTGCTGCGGAGGCTGGACGAGGAATACTTCGGCAAAATGGAGGCCATCGAATTCGCCGTGCGCTACGACGACGGCAAGGACCCTCGGGGCCTGCTCTTTGCCGACGTGGTGTTGATAGGCGTTTCCCGCACTTCAAAAACTCCGGTGTGCATGTACCTGGCCCACAAGCGCCTCAAGGCGGCCAACCTCCCGCTGGTTCCGGAAGTCACCCCCTGCGAGGAGCTGTGGGCCTTGCCCCGCCACCGGATCGTGGGCCTCACCATCGATCCCTACCAGCTCTATCAAATCCGCCAGGAGCGGCTCAAGAGCCTGGGCCTGGGGGCGGACGCCGGCTACGCCAGCCTGGACCGCATCCGCCGGGAACTGGACTACGCCCACGGCCTTATGGAGCGCCTGGGTTGCCCGGTAATCGACGTCACCAACCGGGCGGTGGAGGAAACCGCCGGCCGGATCATGGAAATCTATCGTAGGGGGCAGAGGCATGTCGGCTAA
- the ppdK gene encoding pyruvate, phosphate dikinase: protein MSAKYVYLFHEGDARMRDLLGGKGANLAEMTKIGLPVPPGLVITTEACREYVRRGQELPPGLMDQVRDKLAEVEAAAGKKFGDPANPLLLSVRSGAPVSMPGMMDTILNLGLNDATVEGLVKATGDERFALDCYRRFLQMFGDVVMGVEHAAFERELERVKEEEGVKFDHELTPPALRRVITAYQQLIRTRAGRDFPQDPTRQLELAIEAVFNSWNNQRAVVYRRLNKIPDDLGTAVNVQTMVFGNLGPDSGTGVAFSRDPSTGEKKIYGEYLINAQGEDVVAGIRTPKPLAELEKDMPEIYRQFLDISGRLEQHYREMQDMEFTVERGKLYMLQTRTGKRTARAAVKIAVDMVKEGLITREEALLRVEPEQLTQLLHRRIDPKAEVKAIATGLPASPGAASGRVVFDADEAERLGKEGHKVILVRTETTPDDIHGIVPAQGVLTSRGGMTSHAAVVARGMGKPCVCGCEALKIDYEAKEFRVDGLVVKEGDVISIDGATGRVMLGEVPVVEPELGDEFATLLTWADEVKRLGVRANADTPEDAARARAFGAAGVGLCRTEHMFMAQDRLPIVQQMILAATPEARKLALDKLLPMQQGDFYGILKAMAGYPVTIRLLDPPLHEFLPNAGELAIEITRLKLTGGSPEEIRAKEGLLKQVQALAEFNPMLGHRGCRLGITFPDVYAMQVRAIFGAVVQLVKEGYKVYPEVEIPLVGFVEELARLRRLVDEIAAEVKAQSGVEFEYSVGTMIEVPRACATADAIAREAAFFSFGTNDLTQTTLGFSRDDAEGKFLPKYLEEKILPANPFAVLDRQGVGKLMQMAVEQGRRTRPDLLIGICGEHGGEPSSIEFCHLLGLDYVSCSPFRVPIARLAAAQAALRHEHGALLKSERT from the coding sequence ATGTCGGCTAAATACGTGTACCTGTTCCACGAAGGCGACGCCCGCATGCGCGATCTACTGGGGGGAAAGGGAGCCAACCTGGCGGAGATGACCAAGATCGGTCTGCCCGTACCCCCGGGGCTGGTCATCACCACCGAGGCCTGCCGGGAATACGTGCGCCGGGGGCAGGAACTCCCGCCCGGACTCATGGACCAGGTGCGGGATAAGCTGGCCGAGGTGGAAGCGGCCGCAGGCAAGAAGTTCGGCGATCCCGCCAACCCGCTCCTGCTGTCCGTGCGTTCCGGAGCCCCGGTCTCCATGCCCGGCATGATGGACACCATCCTCAACCTGGGTCTGAACGACGCCACGGTAGAGGGCCTGGTAAAGGCCACCGGCGACGAGCGCTTTGCCCTGGACTGCTACCGCCGCTTCCTGCAGATGTTCGGAGACGTGGTCATGGGGGTGGAGCACGCCGCCTTCGAGCGGGAGCTGGAGCGGGTCAAGGAGGAAGAGGGGGTGAAGTTCGACCACGAGCTTACCCCGCCGGCGCTGCGCCGGGTCATCACCGCCTACCAGCAGCTGATCCGCACCCGGGCCGGCCGCGACTTCCCCCAGGACCCCACCCGGCAGCTGGAGCTGGCCATCGAGGCGGTGTTCAACTCTTGGAACAACCAGCGGGCCGTGGTCTACCGCCGGCTCAACAAGATTCCCGACGATCTGGGCACGGCGGTGAACGTGCAGACCATGGTCTTCGGCAACCTGGGGCCGGACTCCGGCACCGGCGTGGCCTTCAGCCGCGACCCCTCCACCGGGGAAAAGAAGATATACGGCGAGTACCTGATCAACGCCCAGGGCGAGGACGTGGTGGCCGGCATCCGCACCCCCAAGCCCCTGGCCGAACTGGAGAAGGACATGCCGGAAATCTACCGGCAGTTCCTGGACATAAGCGGGCGGCTGGAGCAGCACTACCGGGAAATGCAGGACATGGAGTTCACCGTGGAAAGAGGCAAGCTCTACATGCTCCAGACCCGCACCGGCAAGCGCACCGCCCGGGCGGCGGTCAAGATTGCCGTGGACATGGTGAAGGAAGGCCTCATCACCAGGGAAGAGGCCCTGCTGCGGGTGGAGCCGGAGCAGCTCACGCAGTTGCTGCACCGCCGCATCGACCCCAAGGCCGAGGTAAAGGCCATCGCCACCGGGCTTCCCGCCTCGCCGGGAGCGGCCTCCGGCAGGGTGGTGTTCGACGCCGACGAGGCCGAGCGGCTGGGGAAGGAGGGCCACAAGGTCATCCTGGTGCGCACCGAGACCACGCCGGACGACATCCACGGCATCGTGCCCGCCCAGGGCGTGCTCACCAGCCGGGGCGGCATGACCAGCCACGCCGCGGTGGTGGCCCGGGGCATGGGCAAGCCCTGCGTGTGCGGCTGCGAGGCCCTCAAGATCGACTACGAGGCCAAAGAGTTCCGGGTGGACGGCCTGGTGGTGAAGGAGGGCGACGTGATTTCCATCGACGGCGCCACCGGCCGGGTGATGCTGGGCGAGGTGCCGGTGGTGGAGCCCGAACTGGGCGACGAGTTCGCCACCCTCCTGACCTGGGCGGACGAGGTGAAGCGCCTGGGAGTCCGGGCCAACGCCGACACGCCCGAAGACGCGGCGCGGGCCCGGGCCTTCGGCGCCGCCGGGGTGGGCCTCTGCCGGACGGAGCACATGTTCATGGCCCAGGACCGCCTGCCCATCGTGCAGCAGATGATACTGGCGGCCACGCCGGAAGCGCGCAAGCTGGCGCTGGACAAGCTTTTGCCCATGCAGCAGGGCGACTTCTACGGCATTCTCAAGGCCATGGCCGGCTACCCGGTCACCATCCGCCTGCTCGACCCGCCCCTGCACGAGTTCCTGCCTAACGCCGGAGAACTGGCCATAGAAATCACGCGGCTGAAGCTCACCGGCGGCAGTCCGGAGGAGATCCGGGCCAAGGAAGGACTCCTGAAGCAGGTGCAGGCCCTGGCCGAATTCAACCCCATGCTGGGTCACCGCGGCTGCCGGCTGGGCATCACCTTCCCGGACGTGTACGCCATGCAGGTGCGGGCCATCTTCGGCGCGGTGGTGCAGCTGGTCAAGGAGGGCTATAAGGTCTACCCGGAGGTGGAGATCCCGCTGGTGGGCTTTGTGGAGGAGCTGGCCCGGCTGCGCCGGCTGGTGGACGAGATTGCCGCCGAGGTCAAGGCCCAGAGCGGGGTGGAGTTCGAGTACAGCGTGGGCACCATGATCGAGGTGCCGCGGGCCTGCGCCACCGCGGACGCCATCGCCCGGGAGGCGGCCTTCTTCTCCTTCGGCACCAACGACCTCACCCAGACCACCCTGGGCTTCAGCCGCGACGATGCCGAGGGCAAGTTCCTTCCCAAGTACCTGGAAGAGAAAATCCTGCCCGCCAACCCGTTTGCGGTGCTGGACCGCCAGGGCGTGGGCAAGCTGATGCAGATGGCGGTAGAGCAGGGCCGCCGCACCCGGCCGGACCTGTTGATCGGCATCTGCGGCGAGCACGGGGGCGAACCCAGCTCCATCGAGTTCTGCCACCTGCTGGGGCTGGACTACGTGAGCTGCTCGCCCTTCCGGGTGCCGATTGCGCGCCTGGCCGCGGCCCAGGCGGCGCTGAGGCACGAGCACGGCGCCCTGCTGAAGAGTGAGAGGACGTAG
- a CDS encoding deoxyguanosinetriphosphate triphosphohydrolase, protein MGIREQQEEWEVRHLSPRAARSGASRGRRRPEAPCPIRTEFQRDRDRIIHSKAFRRLKHKTQVFIAPEGDHFRTRLTHTLEVAQIARTIARALRLNEDLTEAIALGHDLGHTPFGHAGEEALNQVYPPGFRHNEQSLRVVEVLEDLNLTWEVRDGILCHTGDQRPQTLEGEIVRLADRIAYINHDIDDALRGGVLTEQDLPQDCLVVLGRDHRSRINTMVTDVILQGAEGGIRMSPEVARATDRLREFLFARVYVGSRAKAEEGKAKSLVQQLYFHYTRHPEQIPTGPGSPEADPARRAVDYIAGMTDTYAVNRYLALFVPGPFRLSE, encoded by the coding sequence GTGGGCATCCGGGAGCAGCAGGAGGAGTGGGAAGTCCGTCACCTTTCGCCCCGGGCGGCCAGGAGCGGCGCCAGCCGCGGCCGCCGGCGGCCGGAGGCGCCCTGTCCCATCCGCACGGAATTCCAGCGAGACCGGGACCGCATCATCCATTCCAAGGCCTTCAGGCGCCTGAAGCACAAAACCCAGGTGTTCATCGCCCCGGAGGGCGATCACTTCCGCACCCGCCTCACGCATACCCTAGAAGTAGCGCAAATCGCCCGGACCATCGCCCGGGCCCTGCGGCTCAACGAGGACCTGACCGAAGCCATAGCCCTGGGGCACGACCTGGGGCACACGCCCTTCGGCCACGCCGGCGAGGAAGCCCTGAACCAGGTCTATCCGCCTGGTTTCCGGCACAACGAGCAGAGCCTGCGCGTGGTGGAGGTGCTGGAAGATCTCAACCTCACCTGGGAGGTGAGGGACGGCATCCTCTGCCATACCGGGGATCAACGGCCCCAGACCCTGGAAGGAGAGATAGTGCGGCTGGCGGATCGCATCGCCTACATCAACCACGACATAGACGACGCCCTGAGGGGCGGGGTGCTGACCGAGCAAGATCTGCCGCAGGACTGCCTGGTCGTACTGGGCCGGGACCACCGCAGCCGCATCAACACCATGGTTACCGACGTTATCCTGCAGGGCGCGGAGGGAGGGATTCGCATGAGCCCCGAGGTGGCGCGGGCCACGGACCGGCTGCGCGAATTCCTGTTTGCCCGGGTATACGTTGGCTCCCGGGCCAAAGCGGAGGAAGGAAAGGCCAAGAGTCTGGTGCAGCAGCTCTACTTCCACTACACCCGGCACCCGGAGCAGATCCCCACCGGTCCGGGCAGCCCCGAGGCCGACCCCGCCCGCCGGGCGGTGGACTACATCGCCGGCATGACCGACACCTACGCCGTAAACCGCTACCTGGCCCTGTTCGTTCCCGGTCCCTTCCGCCTATCCGAATAA